Below is a window of Populus trichocarpa isolate Nisqually-1 chromosome 3, P.trichocarpa_v4.1, whole genome shotgun sequence DNA.
tatatataaattgggaattatttatgtaaataaatgaaaaaaaatagttaacaacactacaaaaaaaataaaaaacaaatataaattaagatatttaatctagTAATACAGGCTATTTACCTAatagtatttaataaatttatttattaaaattagttttttatcaacaaaatgataaaaaaaatagactccagataaaattaattgaataaaataaaaaggaaaaatattatacgaggctgcacatattagaaacattatccaaaaataaatattttttatttttaaaaataaaattaatctatataaaatataaaaaaataatagataaatcagaataatctcttcaaaaactaaatacatataaattaattaaaaaacaattactatttaaaaaagactaaataagtaaaataaaaaaatcataaggaaatggacaaataaatttaaaaattatttaaaaaaaaacatatttttttatcaataaaaaatgcaaaataaaaagagaaaaacaaaatcaagctcTATTGAGCCTAGCAAGCCGAGTCCATACGTGCGggtctttatttaaaaaaaaaatatgttcaaatattttttaaaaaaaaacccagacaAATACATCATGTGTATTTGACCAAATTAGATTAGAATGGTATCCGGAAAATCAATCCTTATAGTATTTTTACTTAGAAACCAGAATGTTTTAGTCGGTTAAAGTTGCtctcactatttaaaaaaagctaaagtaaaataaaataaaaatcataaggaaatggacaaataaatttaaaaattattaaaaaaaaacatattttttatcaataaaaatgcaaaatcaGAAGAGATGAAAAAAGATCAGGCTCTGCTAGTGCATTTGACCAGATTAGACTAGAATGTTGCCAGGAAAATCAATCCCTATGGttcttttaccctttttttttagattaacgtgggtgttcggccCAGCTTgagcgtacctcgactaatcacacgggccctgaagttaacgaccatgtaaacctctagtggccatcatatgagcaaccacagggctcgaacctgagaccacagagggagcaaatctcttagtcccaagttcttaccactggaccaccacctagatggttcctATGGTTCTTTTACTTAGAAACCCAGAATGTTTTAGTCGGTTCAAGTGGGTCAATTAGTCGATTTAAGTTGCTGTCATTGTGATGACTTTACCTTCTTCGTGGTTGATAATTTTGTACTCACCTTCTACTTTTCCATGGGGCTATTGGACTCATCAGCAAATTCAAgagctgattttatttttctttggtttaaaattttgatgaaCAGCATTTCACCGTCGTCTCATGTTTTCTGGCTTCCTTTTTGGGTCATTTCTGCGTTTTCTAGTCCTTAGTTTGAACCACAGCGCCATAAATTGCAGTTACTTTCAAGCTTGAAGGAGCTGGAAGAGCACCATCcatgcattctttcaatgagtAACTTCGTTTTTGGTTGTAGAGAATTTCAGTAGAGGATCGATGTTGCTGATGATGCCtttgacattaaaataaaatatctcaatcacttttaagagtaaaatattattaaaaaaaaaaaaaacctagatcaTAGCTATTATTAGTTCATTGACATGCGCATGCCATGgatcgaattatttttttaagtataaaaaaCAGTTCCAAGAttactggattttttttatataatattattaaacctggaCCAATAATAAtgtgatttgtattttaaaaaaaattaaaataaaaaaattctataaaaaacaaatcaaaaccaatTAATTCTatagaaaccaaaataaaacatatcataaagatcaattcaaataaactaaatgcctaaaaaaattcagtatcacatctttttttttaagaatttgagatgataatatatttgattaatttgggATTTGCGACCTAACCCGCCAAGTTTACAATTCAGGTCATGAAATCacttgagtttatttttagttgGTGGATTTAGAATCCAATGTCTAAAAACAAAGTGGAACTCATCTCACCAAATAGAACTTATAGACACTAAAATTGACTATTTTGATTGCCGCAATCAGtgtcaacaataattttttctatgtatCACTGAAATCCaacaattttctctttcttctctcaaaCCATGCAcctcaaaataatgaaaataaatttcccCTCGCCATGCACTTAagggagaaataaaaaaaagttttgggaAGAAGAATAATTCATTATGAAAGCCATAGTGAATTGTGATAAGGGCTACAGTGGCATGAGGGACAATAATTTCCCCACAccttttagtattttataataGCTTTTTAATTCATACTTTGTTGCAAgtcgtatattttttttttctaaaaatagaaaattagatATGCAGGCTTTTCCGATACATTTTCTTACATGAAAAAATTCTAAGTGTAGATTAATAAGCTTATacaagtatttaattaaataaatcaagaactatttatgtaaataaataaataaaataataattaacaacaaaactggaaaaatcaagaaacagatgtggatcaaaatattttatatcacaaCATGAGATATTTACTTAGTTGTGTTTActgattttgtttattaaaattaattttttattcaagcaaaTGATAATCGAGATAGACACATACATGGAATTcattgaaaataagaaaagaaagaaaggttaTGCAAGactacacatattagaaatattttttttttctattttaaaaaatatattttatccatataaaacataaaaaaaaattattgatgaatcgaaacaatatcttcaaaaattaaatatatacaaaattgatttaaaaaaattatatttcaaaaaggctaaataagaaaaataaaaaatcatacaggaagatattaattgaaacataaattaaaaaaaaatatttttaaaaaaatattaaaaaaaggtgtaaaaaaaaccaaaattacaagaaaaaaataataataataaaaaaagcaatgacAATTGAGGTGTCAGAAGTGCATttcaagaaataagaaaaaaaaaacgattcaGGTTGTAGCCCTGATTTAAtcaattggttttattttaattggacaataaaaaaatagacaatgatagtaaataaacattttttaaaaacaaatcacgataatttgaaggaaaaaaaaaactaacaatacaaaaatgaacaaaaaaaaagagacaaaaaaactCAGTCCGAGTAAGGTAGCATGATAGACATGTAACTTAGGTAATAAAAGGCAAGTCAACCCTGGTTAACTCACAAAACTTGTGGCCTAggttatgaaattgaaataacccgatagaaaaaaaaaagaattgaagaaaaccacaaaaccaatctttaaaaaaagggttaaattgaaaaaaaaaattgtctaagAACCATTttaacccaatagtttaagttgttaggtgaagtctcaggatatgatttatattattatctaacataTCTCCTCAAGTTctgagcttgaaacttgtacagattcacattaccttgtgcttaatttttatcaaataaataaggatagtgagattcgaactcgtgactgcttggtcattaaggctctgataccatgtcaaagaactatctcaacccaatagcttaagctgttaggtgagatcctaagatatgatttatattattttctaacaaaaataactttaaaaaaagaaaaaaatttaaaagaatgagtactaaataaaaaaaatacactataaacttggattgaaaaatgaaattaaaaatcaataaaaattttacaaaaaagtcaagaaaaaaattataaattaaaagaataagaatcgaattggaaaaaataatttatgaaaaattagaatttaatgaaaaatttaaaaacaaataaaaacatcatcagTTAACaactttaaatgtttttaactttagaggtaatttagttattttatcatttcaaaaattttaaaaacaaataataacaattattttttgagcaatggacatgaaaaaaaaaaaccatattatctcgttttgtgtttggttgagagagaaaaaaaaagcgcCTAGGAACCTCATTATAGAAATGATCTTGTATTGGCTGAccacattaaaattaatttttttattttttaaaaatcagtccaaaaaaaattaatttaatttttttttttcaaattttacccTTATTCTATTTAGAACGGAATACCAAACAAAACTTTAGATCAATTTGAGAAGACATTCGGTTCACAGCCGCCTTGCTATCGAGACCTGGGTTGTCCTTTTGAGAGAGGGGAGGGGGTAAAAGGTGGATTTTTTCCATTGGCTGACACGTTGACTGtcttcgagaaaaaaaaatctaacccgACCCGACCCAGGGCCGGACCCCAACCAAAAGGCACTAGACAGAACCCATTATCTCGGTCTAAggcagaatatatatattttttctataattaaaatgatagatTCCCTTCACCAAGTCATGTCCAGCAATCAGCTCTCAGCTCTCATCTCTTGGTGAAGGGCGGGGTTCCTTTCTTGTCTTGCCCAGAAACCTATTTTTGTTCTCATTGGAGAGGAGAGTTTTTGCGAGATTTTGTAATAATTAATGTCATAGTTTGCAATTTCATAGGATGTATAGAAAGTGAAGGTCTCCTCACCCAAATGAAGTAAGATGTCATCGGCAGTAGCTGGCGTCAAGCAGAGGAGAATAGCAATCTACTCGTTGAACAAATAAATACAtctagaattttaaaaaaaaaacccaggtcTCGATAGccaatttgttttgattcaCTTTGTATTCATGGATGAAAAACCGTAGAAACAtcctacaaaaaaacaaaattgcgaATTCCAAAACTATTCAATTTCAAGTCTCTGAAACATCAAGCACAAAGATATTTCATCCTCTTTGTTATCATTTTGTACTCTTCAATGCTTGGTCCTGCTTTGTTTTTCGTATATAAACGAGCATCAAGGGAGACATACATGGTATGCAGGATACAAAACTAGGCATGCAAAGTTAGTACATTCACCAGCAGCTATGTccagtcaaaaaaaaatctgccTGGTATCATTCAGTAGAAAAGATTTGTGGATGGTTTGATTTTCACAACACAAACTATTCAAATGATGATCATTTTGTATAGATCTACATAATGCATGGACAGTTCAAATATATGGTCGAGCCTAGTGATGGAATAACAACAAAATCCTAGAGCAAGAGTTACTGAGTTGTTTGCAGTTTGAAACCAGAAATGACATAAAAAGCAATTAAGAGTAATTGAAACGATGATTCATCATCAACTTTTCTTTTGCAACAAGGAACCGTCAAAAACTTTCTTGTTGCAAATCAGCGTGCCAATTTCAGGTGGTGTGCAAATTCACATCTCTAACGAGCTCCAAACTCGGATATATCTTTGCACTATTATGTAGGCTTAAATTGTGAGAAATCGTCTAAAGCTAGCCAGTTTGTTTTGATTCACTTTGTATTCACGGATGAAAAACCAAAGGTAAATTCAAGTCAATACTATTTATCGTATTTTCAAGTAACAAATATGGAGTGAgtgaaaaaataaggaaaacagatagttgataaaaaaaaaaactattaagtaAATTTCGAAAGACATCAACAGCAACATTGTTACCCATATCAGTCACACAGCTCaagcaaaatccaaaaaacaattaagagttCCACTTCCACCCAAAACAACAGGTGGCTTCCTATTTTTGCTTAATAATTTGCTTTCACTTGATTGTTAACAAACACTCGTCGGGTTTGAGTTCTAAAGTAATTTTCTTACCCTGTGCTCGAGGGGGAAAAGCAGTCATGGCTCAGACTTGAGAAGCTCTTCAACAGAATTTCTATACTTGCCAATTAGCTCCCTGATATTgagatataaattaatttcatgtatcAAGCAAGTCAAGAACAAAAGCAAAGAAATACTCTTTAGAGAATATTTACCTCCTTTGATTTAGCAATTGTTCACTTTCCTCCAGCTTTCGCTTTTGTCCCTCAACTGTCtgcacaaaatataaaaaagattacaaaatcaaaacattggaACTTTGACGAACCATTAGGCTTAATATGAACATCCTAAAATGACTGGTTTTGCATTGCAATTTCATGGTAATTTGGTAATATATATACATCATGAATCAGGCCAATGATAATGCGAGCCATGCACTAAGGTTTCTATATTTCTTCTATCATCTCAACTCTAAATCATTGCATTTGTTCCACATTCTAAAGACGATCAAACGCGACATAAACAATCAGATACAACAGTATAAAACCATCAAAACTCTAGagaaaataaacccaaaaaaagaagaaagattaaTGGTTTAGAATAGATAATTACCATGGCTTTAGCATTAATTGAGCTTGAAATGGAATTCAACAGCTGCTGACACTTGTCAAAGTGAGTGTTCAATTCATTGACCTTTCCAATGAAACAAAAAGAACCCATTTTAGATCGAACTTGTAATCTCTTTTCTCAATTCTAAAacacaataaacaaaaagaaaattcccATGTTaatgattcttcttctttttatttcttttttgaaaaagaaaagaaacaaaccaACCAAAGCATCAGAATGCTGATCCCGAGTTCCATTCTCAATAGCATCAGCTAAGTTCTCCGCCAActgcaaacaaacaaacaatcaaaacaaaaccctTAATTTTGTATAGCACAATATATGTGTGTATGTATAGATTAAGAGGGTTGAGTTGGTAACCTGTAAGAGATGAAAGTGTGAAGCCAATGATTGGTGGTGATGGTTCTGTTGCTGCACTTGCggttgttgctgttgctgttgttgaATAAAACGTTGTTGCTGGGACTGTTGTTGCTGatattgctgctgctgttgaaattgttgttgctgttggttaaactgctgctgctgctgaaacTGAGTAAATTGTGGTTGTTGCTGCTGTGGAGACAGGTAAAACTGGTCTTGATTTGAGTGTGCAGGCGAGCCACTGTGTGTCGGAACGCTTGGGATCACTGTCCAGCTCCCTCCTCCACTGAATGATTGATCCATTGCTCTCTCTCTGGCTCTCTAAAACGCTGAACCCTTCTAATTCTACTTTCCTTTAAAGAAGAGGAGGCAGCCAAGCTCACGAAACTACTCGTCGATTCGTATTGGTGGAACGTCAACTCCCCATAAACGACACGTAGTTTCGTCATAGGCGGGGGTAACTCCATCTAGAGATGACAATTAATATCATCATTAATACATtcaaaataccttaaaaatgcatagttttgttattaaataataaataacatctttatattcaaaacttaatttttaattaatataataattataattataaaaaaaaattaaaagagataatGGTTTTACTATAACACATTTATTGTGTACATGCTCATGATTCAttgtgaattttaattaaaacaataataataatcaaaattttctttagaATTAAAGGTTGTGATTAAATTACAGAATTTGATTAaaggttaatttaataaaatatagtttaaatttatatccTAATAAGCTTTGGATCTAAgttgaaaatcaaatatttaattacgtccaaacatgaaaaaaataataaaaataataaatctaatatataaattaaaattattacacctaattaacaaaataatctacaataaataaaatttctagtttaaaaaatatcataaataaaatttacatcCTTTGTTGTCACATTtagatattcaaaataaattagtgCAACTTTCTATAATAATCGATAGTGTTTTGTTGGATAAATTGGGATTTTTGCAGAGAGGACGACAAAAGGTGAGAATTCAAGTCGGGAAGTGGTTTAATTAAGATAAAGCAAAAGGATGTGCTATGAAGAACTGGTCGGAAATATCATTTAGAGAGCGACAATTTGCGGTCCAAAAGGGTGGAATTTCTTGGCAAGATTGAGAGGATAACGCCACTGTGGTGGTTATTCTTGCCACTCTCGCTCAGGTATATGAAGTCAAAAGTTCACCATAGAGGCTAGTGATTTTTTGGGTGGAATTTGGTGGTGGCTTGCTAGAcagattgaacaagaagaagaagaagaagaataggcATGGTGTTCttagagatgagagaaaaaatcaattagattttcattgattcagtttttttttttttcccgtgaATAGCCAATTTTATAcgtttatttgatatatatatatatatatatatatatatatatatatatatatatatatatatgagaataaatttgtttttttatttaaatttaaaacttgagttGATCTGTAAAATGTAAAATTGACTAAGTTTAACAATAttaagagtaattttttttaatttaacactttaataacttatttttttttattttattattttattatttagtgttAAGTTGTATTTTAAACTATGCTATAATGTAAAATTAtgcttttaaacttttttttaattttttttgggttatatatttgtttcatggattttgtttttcaattccaacCTTCAATACTAAATTTGTTGgaaataaaactttatatttttttaaattgctttttataaatttatcttgatcttatgacTCAGACAACAAGTTTAATAGATTAATCTAAGTTGACTcgcatcttttttttatcattttttctaattgatctttttataacttcatctttcaacattgaattagttgaaaattaaaatttatgatttttttcaatttattttctatgagattatcctgatctcatgaattagatcacatatttgacaggttgacttgggttgactctatttatttttttgatcatttttaaaTTGCGTATTTTTTTAACtgcctttgtatttttttttatttgctttacaTGGagttattctaattttataatccGGGTTACGGGTTTGGAAGGTTAACTAAGGttgtcaatatttatttttttagggtttatttttagttgaatatatatatcacCCTCcaacaactaaatttttttcttttatttagtttttttttcaattttatctttaggTATTAGGTTATTtggggatattttttttttaatttgttttctatatagttatcttagttttatgaatttagtttttttttttttcaatttcaacctttaacattAGATCTGTTGGAAatgaagttttataatttttgtaatttaatttttataaagttattttagtctcatgaTCCAGGTCGCGGGTTTAACTTGTTAGCCTAGGtcgacttaagttttttttaattgattttttttatttcatccctcaataatAGATTGGTTGGAAACtgagcttcatatttttttttattttctttctatggagttatcctaATCTTATGATCCAGGTTGATTAGAAActgagtttcatattttttttttttatggagttaacCTGATCTCATGATCCAGGTGCAGATTCaataggttaacccgagttgactcaatagctttttttgttcttttttaatttaatattttttttaattttatcttttaatattggtttgagattaataattgacttttataatttattttgatttatttattacc
It encodes the following:
- the LOC18096815 gene encoding mediator of RNA polymerase II transcription subunit 9, producing the protein MDQSFSGGGSWTVIPSVPTHSGSPAHSNQDQFYLSPQQQQPQFTQFQQQQQFNQQQQQFQQQQQYQQQQSQQQRFIQQQQQQQPQVQQQNHHHQSLASHFHLLQLAENLADAIENGTRDQHSDALVNELNTHFDKCQQLLNSISSSINAKAMTVEGQKRKLEESEQLLNQRRELIGKYRNSVEELLKSEP